From the genome of Streptomyces sp. NBC_00523:
TTCGTTTCCGAACACCACGGACGTGGAGGAGCTGGTCGCATGGGTGCGGCCGTTCGACAAGGTCACCGTGTTCGCCACGTACGCCTCGCTCGGCCTCGGCACAATGGAGCGCGCGCACGCCACAGGCCTTCCGGGCTGGGACCTGATCGTCGTGGACGAGGCGCACCGGACTTCGGGCCGGCTCGGGAAGCCGTGGGCCGTCGTCCACGACAACACCCGCATCCCCGCGCTGCGCCGCCTCTACATGACCGCCACCCCGCGTATGTGGCAGCTGGACGAGGACGCCGGCCGCGGGGCACCGCCCGAGTTGGTCGCAAGCATGGAGGACGACCCCGAGGGCCCCTTCGGCAGCAGGGCGTACACGCTCACCCTCTCGGCAGCGGTGGACCGGGGTATCTGCGCCCCGTACCAGGTCGTGTGCGTCGACATCACGGACACCCAGCTCCAGGCCGCGCAGCTCCTCGGGGTCGAGGGCCGCTCGGACGAGGTACGCGGGGCCCGGCTCGCTGCCCTCCAGACCGCCCTGGTGAAGGCGTCCTCGGAGGAAGGCTTCCGGCGCACGCTGACCTTCCACCACCAGGTCCGCGAGGCCGAGGCGTTCGCGGCCGGCCTCCCCCACGTCGCCGCGCGGCTGCGCGCTGCCGAACCCGAGCTCTACCCGCGCACGATCTGGGCCGACTGGCTGTGCGGGGAGCACAAGCCGCTCCACCGGCGCCGGGTGCTGGACGAGTTCGCGGCCGGGATCACCACGGACGGCGCGGTCGTGGAGAAGAGCTTCCTGGGGTCGGTGAAGGTCCTGGGCGAGGGTGTCGACACCAAGAACTGCGACTCCGTGTACTTCGCGGACGTACGCGGGGCGATGCCCGACCTGGTCCAGGCGGTGGGCCGGGCGCTGCGGATGCAGCCCGGCGAAGGCAAGATCGCCTCGCTCGTCGTACCGGTCCTCCTCGGGCCGGGTGAGACGGTCGACAACATGCTCACCAGCCGGGCGTACGGCGGACTCGCGAAGCTCCTGGAAGCGCTCAGGGCTCATGACGCCCGCGTCGTGGAACACCTCGCCGAGCAGCAGTCCCCCAGCGCCTCCAAGCCCGTGCAGGGACAGGCCGGCGAGATCGAGGCGGGCGGGGCGAAGGGTCCCTCGGAGCCGGCGCGGGAGCTGCTGAAGTTCTCCGTGCCACGCGATCCGGCGCAGCTGGCCGCGTTCATCAGCCTCCGTGTCCTCAACCCCGAGAACGAGCACTGGCGACGCGGCATCGAGGCCGCCGGCATCTACCACCGGCTCCACGGCGATCTGAAGGTGCCGTTCACCTACCGCGTGCCCACCGCCGACAGCAGCGAGGCCGAGGCCGAGGAGGGCCAGGCCGAAGAGGTCGAGGGGTGGCCGGCATCGCTCGCCGGGTTCCCGCTCGGGCAGTGGACGGCCGACGCACGGAGGTTCTACGCCCGTGGGGACATGGACGAGGACCGCGTCGCGCAGCTGGAGAAGCTGGGCATGGTCTGGTCGCACTACGACGTCGCCTGGGAGGAAGGCCTCTCCGCAGCGCGCGGATGGGCGGCCGAGGCAGGTCACCTCCTCGCCCCCACCGACGCCGTCCACCAGGGCTACCGGGTCGGGATCTGGTTGAAGAACGCGCGGGCCGCGGCCCGCAAGGCGGCCGCGAATGAACAGCGGCAGGCCGATGGGCTGCCGGTCCGATCGTCGGCCGGGGCCTTGTCGGACGAGCGGCGCGAACAGCTGGACGAGATCGACCCGGCGTGGTGCCCGCGCTGGCCGGTGGAATGGCAACGCTGCTTCCACCTCGTCCGGCTCCACCTGAGAGCCGGCCACCCGCTGCCCACCGGGCCGGGCGACGTGAGGGACCAGGGCGAGGACCTCGGACGGTGGGTTCGCTCGGTCCGGTACGGGTGGGACGACCTGACGCCCGTACAGCAGTGGATGTGCGAGCAGATCCTCGGGATCACCCCGGCGGCCGAGGACGAGAAGCCGCCCCCTCCCCGTACGCAGGCCGACAAGTGGGCGATGCACTATGCCGCAGCCCGCCAGTACTACGAACGCGAAGGACACCTCCACGTACCGAGGAAGCACGTCGAGCGGATCGTCGGCGAGAACCGAGAGGAACGGGAACTCCGGCTCGGGGCGTGGGTCAGCAACCAACGCAGCCGGGCCGCTGCACTGACCCCCGAGCGCGTGGACCTGCTCTCCGGCATCGGCATGCGATGGACATGACCGTGAGCGTCACCACGGGCGGCTACCCGCTCGTGGTGACTGCGTCCGTGGAAGCGCCCGGGCGGCCGGCCGGCAACCGTTGAAGAACGGTCAGGCCAGATGGGCCGCGATGCGCGCAATCGTCCGTGCGTTGTCCTCGAACAGATGCGCCTGCATGCCCGTTGCCCGAGCGGCCTCAACATTGACGGCGAGGTCGTCAATGAACAGACAGCTCTCCGGCCTCACTTCCAGGCCGGTGCAGACGGCCTGGAAGGCACGCGGGTCCGGCTTCTCGACGCCGATCTCGTGCGAGTACACGATGTGCTCGACCAGTTCGTCGAAGTGATACAGCGCCGTCTCCCGCTCCCGGGCACCGACGAAGCTGTTGCTCAGGATGCCGAGCCTGCAACTCCCCCGCAGCCCCCGCACATAGGCGATGAGTTCCTCGTTGGGCGTTCCCAGGTATTCCGCCCAGAGATCAGCCATGAAGGCTTCGACCTGGGGTGCGTCGAGCCCCATGCGTGCCGCCAGCTGCTCATGGACCCCTCGTTCACTGATGCCTCCGACGCACCCGGCTTGCCACACGTCGCGCATCCGCTCATCCACGGTGCCGAACGGCAGCTCCAGCCGTTCCTCCCACCGCTGCGTCGACCCCGTTTCCGGCGTGATCTCCAGGACGCCACCGATGTCAAGAATGACGCAGGTCGCCTTCACTCGAACTCCCCCCTCTTCGTCCTGTCCGGCCGGCAAGCGCACACCGCTCGCCCGTGTGATCCACGAAGACACCGTCGTCCTTCCCCCTGGGGCAAGGTCAAGCGATCCCGAACCGTGCGGTAGCCCGGTTGCGAGCCGACGAACGCACTGCACCTGAGTGGCGGACGTGGTCTCAGATGGTGACCTGGGGCTGCTTCCGGGTGAGGTAGTGGACGGTGGTCGCTTCGGCGTGAGGGGTGAGCAGGCTGCGCAGTTCTTCGGCGGCTGCTTCGAGGAGGTGTCCGTCGTCGGGACCGTGCAGGGTTTCGATCACGAACGCGACGTGGGTGGAGGTTTCGGTGACGCGGGTGCGGTGGGCGTCGCGGTGGTTCCAGTGGCGGGTGAGAACGTCGGTGGTGTCGGTGTAGATGATCTCGCCGGGCCTGGGGGTCTCGGTGGCGTCGGGTTCGCCGAGCGGGGTGAAGGTCTCGCTGCCGTCGGCGTAGCGGATCTCGACGTCGCCGGTGACGTGGTCGAGGTCGAAGGCCCCGGCGGGCAGGCCGTGGCGGACGGAGACGGTGTTGTAGGAGTCGACGGCCGGGTTGATACGGGGCAGGGCTCCCTTCTTTGCCATGCGGCGCCCCAGGGCGTCGACGCTGGGGCGGATGCGGCGCGGGTTGGTGCCGAAGGAGCGATAGGCGGTGTGCCAGGCCTCGATGCGCGGGTCGCTCTCGTCGGCAGGGGCCCAGATGCCGGAGGCGAGCTCCTGCTCCAGGTCTCCCATGGCAGCGGTGGCATGGGGCCAGGGCTCGCGGCTGTTCAGGCCGGTGGCGGTGACGACGGCGATCAGGGTGTCGGGGAAGGCGGCGGCGACGTCGGGGCTGATGCGGAAGGTGGTCATCGTGGGTGCGATTCCGTTCTGTGGGCGGGACCAGGGCCTGTCTTCAAACTCCCCTCGTCGCCCGGAGGGCGGCCGCGCGGCGCATGGTGCGTGCTCTCGGTGTGCCGGCCGCGATCCCTCGTACTGGACGTACTAGGGATCTCGGCCGGTGCAGCGAGAGTGCGTGCCAGGCGTCGTCGCACGGCAGAGGGGAGTTTGAAGACAGGCCCTAGGAAGGTCAGGGCTTCCAGGTGCCGACGCGGTCCAGGCGGCGGAGCTGCTGGGCCGCAGTGGGTGCGTCCAGGGCGGTGCCGCGTTCGGTGAGCCGGTGTGCGGTGTCGGTGCGCTGCTCGACCGGCTTGTGGTCGTCGTACTTGAACTTCGCCCGGACCTCGGCGACATCGAGGCGCAGGCCGCGGATGCCGGGCAGCATCCGGCCGTAGGGCGGCCGGCCGGGATCAATGGGCGCGTGGTCGCCGTCGGGCTGGAAGTGGGCCATCTGCCGGCGCAGAAGCGCGGCCTTGGCCTCGGGCTCATCGATGATGGTGGCCCGGCAGGTGAACTGGACCGTGGCGTAGTAGCTGGTGGGGACGCCGTCGGTGGACCGGGTGCCGGGCTGGGCGCGCCACGGTCCGGGGATGAAGGCGTAGTCACCGGCGACGGTGAAGGTGACGTTCGGGTCGGCCTCGATCGCCGCCCAGACGGGGTTGGGCCGGGCGAGATGCACGAGCAGGGCCGTGTCATCGACGGTGAAATGGGTGGGCACGACGGCCGGTGCGTGTCCCGGCAGGCCGTTGACGCTCAGGATGCCGAAGTCGTGGCCGTCCGCGATCCAGGTCTGCCACTCGGCGTCGTCGAGGGCGGCGTCCCAGGGCTGGATGAACATGCCGGGCTCCTTCCGGGAAGGGGGGTGGTTCAGGTGAGGGCGAGCAGGCCGGCGGCGACCGCTGCGGTCCCCAGGCCCACGAGCTGGCCCCGGCTGATGCGTTCGGAGAGGACGCCGCGGGCGAGCAGGACGGTGCCGGCCGGGTACAGCGCGGTGATCACGGCGACGACGGCCAGGTCGCCGCTGCGGGCGGCGAGCAGGAACAGCAGGTTGGCCACCGAGTCCAGTACGCCGGCCGCCGCCGAGATCCCGTACGCGGGCTTCTCCGGGCCCAGGCGTCCGAACATCACCGCGGCGGCGGCCAGGATGACGGTTGAGGACACGGCGCGACCGATGATCAGGGGACCGACACCGCTGTCGGACGGCGCCTGGTGCAGGAAGACCAGCTGCAGGGCGATGGCCGCGCCGGCGCCGAGGGCGAGCAGCAGCGCGGTACGCGAGGGGCGGGCCGCATTCGCTCCGGGCCCGGCGCTGACCAGCACCACGGCCGCCAGCGCCAGCGGCAGGCCGACCAGCCCGGCCGGCCCCAGGTGCTCACCCTGCACCAGCCCGACGCCGACCGGCAGCATCGCCGACACCAGCGCGGTGATCGGGGACAGCACGTTCATCGGCCCGATCGCCAGGGTCTTGTAGAGCAGGGCGAACGCGGCGGCCGACGCCACGCCGGACGCGGCACCCCAGGCCAGTGTCGCCGGGTCGAAGGAGGCACCGAGCACGGGCCACAGCAGCAGCTCGACGCCGAGCGAGGCCGGGGCGGCGATCATCACGGTGCGCAGGACGTGGGCCTTGCGGGCGCCCAGACCGCCGAGGAAGTCGGCGCATCCGTAGGCCAGAGAACTGCCCAGGGCCAGCAGCAGAGCGAACACAGGTAGTACATCCCTTACCATCAATGGAACGACTACACCGTACAACGCACCGACCGGTCGCCGTCAACTGAACGACCACACGGTCCAGTGCAGTGACCGACCTGCTTGGAGGGGTGACAGTGATGACCGAGACCGAAGACGCCCTGCGGACGCTCGCACGCAACGTCCGCGCGGCCCGCACCCGTGCCGGACTGTCCCTGGACGAACTCGGCCGCCGGGCCAAGGTCAGCAAGGGAGCCCTCGTCGCCCTGGAGAAGGCGCAGGGCAATCCGAACTTCGCCACCCTGGTCCGCCTCGCCGACACCCTCGGCGTCTCGGTGTCCGCACTGATGGAGGGACCGTCCGAGGGCCGGGTCCGGGTCGTGTCCTCCGACACGGTCATGCCCCTGTGGGCCGGCGCGAAGGGCAGCGAGGCGCGGCTCATGCTGACCACCTCGGGACCGGCCCCGGTCGAGGTCTGGCGCTGGAAACTCGAACCGGGCGAGGAGT
Proteins encoded in this window:
- a CDS encoding EamA family transporter; translation: MFALLLALGSSLAYGCADFLGGLGARKAHVLRTVMIAAPASLGVELLLWPVLGASFDPATLAWGAASGVASAAAFALLYKTLAIGPMNVLSPITALVSAMLPVGVGLVQGEHLGPAGLVGLPLALAAVVLVSAGPGANAARPSRTALLLALGAGAAIALQLVFLHQAPSDSGVGPLIIGRAVSSTVILAAAAVMFGRLGPEKPAYGISAAAGVLDSVANLLFLLAARSGDLAVVAVITALYPAGTVLLARGVLSERISRGQLVGLGTAAVAAGLLALT
- a CDS encoding helix-turn-helix domain-containing protein produces the protein MTETEDALRTLARNVRAARTRAGLSLDELGRRAKVSKGALVALEKAQGNPNFATLVRLADTLGVSVSALMEGPSEGRVRVVSSDTVMPLWAGAKGSEARLMLTTSGPAPVEVWRWKLEPGEEYPSHPHQAGVVETVSVTAGQMVLVADGVEHPVEAGQTATFDGDVAHAYRGAGTGTCHLIMTVHIPPAPAQGPPTQAN
- a CDS encoding DEAD/DEAH box helicase, with product MSGTGRIDPREAAQREAVEAVVRALELPARSLVPERGLRTQVVMATGSGKTRVAARSAEKLRAGRVLVLVPSLDLLTQTEAAWREAGRTGPMIGVSSLRGEDASFPNTTDVEELVAWVRPFDKVTVFATYASLGLGTMERAHATGLPGWDLIVVDEAHRTSGRLGKPWAVVHDNTRIPALRRLYMTATPRMWQLDEDAGRGAPPELVASMEDDPEGPFGSRAYTLTLSAAVDRGICAPYQVVCVDITDTQLQAAQLLGVEGRSDEVRGARLAALQTALVKASSEEGFRRTLTFHHQVREAEAFAAGLPHVAARLRAAEPELYPRTIWADWLCGEHKPLHRRRVLDEFAAGITTDGAVVEKSFLGSVKVLGEGVDTKNCDSVYFADVRGAMPDLVQAVGRALRMQPGEGKIASLVVPVLLGPGETVDNMLTSRAYGGLAKLLEALRAHDARVVEHLAEQQSPSASKPVQGQAGEIEAGGAKGPSEPARELLKFSVPRDPAQLAAFISLRVLNPENEHWRRGIEAAGIYHRLHGDLKVPFTYRVPTADSSEAEAEEGQAEEVEGWPASLAGFPLGQWTADARRFYARGDMDEDRVAQLEKLGMVWSHYDVAWEEGLSAARGWAAEAGHLLAPTDAVHQGYRVGIWLKNARAAARKAAANEQRQADGLPVRSSAGALSDERREQLDEIDPAWCPRWPVEWQRCFHLVRLHLRAGHPLPTGPGDVRDQGEDLGRWVRSVRYGWDDLTPVQQWMCEQILGITPAAEDEKPPPPRTQADKWAMHYAAARQYYEREGHLHVPRKHVERIVGENREERELRLGAWVSNQRSRAAALTPERVDLLSGIGMRWT
- a CDS encoding FMN-binding negative transcriptional regulator yields the protein MFIQPWDAALDDAEWQTWIADGHDFGILSVNGLPGHAPAVVPTHFTVDDTALLVHLARPNPVWAAIEADPNVTFTVAGDYAFIPGPWRAQPGTRSTDGVPTSYYATVQFTCRATIIDEPEAKAALLRRQMAHFQPDGDHAPIDPGRPPYGRMLPGIRGLRLDVAEVRAKFKYDDHKPVEQRTDTAHRLTERGTALDAPTAAQQLRRLDRVGTWKP
- a CDS encoding HAD family hydrolase; translation: MKATCVILDIGGVLEITPETGSTQRWEERLELPFGTVDERMRDVWQAGCVGGISERGVHEQLAARMGLDAPQVEAFMADLWAEYLGTPNEELIAYVRGLRGSCRLGILSNSFVGARERETALYHFDELVEHIVYSHEIGVEKPDPRAFQAVCTGLEVRPESCLFIDDLAVNVEAARATGMQAHLFEDNARTIARIAAHLA
- a CDS encoding B3/B4 domain-containing protein, whose amino-acid sequence is MTTFRISPDVAAAFPDTLIAVVTATGLNSREPWPHATAAMGDLEQELASGIWAPADESDPRIEAWHTAYRSFGTNPRRIRPSVDALGRRMAKKGALPRINPAVDSYNTVSVRHGLPAGAFDLDHVTGDVEIRYADGSETFTPLGEPDATETPRPGEIIYTDTTDVLTRHWNHRDAHRTRVTETSTHVAFVIETLHGPDDGHLLEAAAEELRSLLTPHAEATTVHYLTRKQPQVTI